The following proteins are encoded in a genomic region of Bubalus kerabau isolate K-KA32 ecotype Philippines breed swamp buffalo chromosome 15, PCC_UOA_SB_1v2, whole genome shotgun sequence:
- the LOC129629011 gene encoding olfactory receptor 491-like yields the protein MKFGNHTSVTEFILLGLTEDPTLCVIFFVVFLGIYAVTLVGNISIIILIRTCSQLHTPMYLFLSHLAFVDSGCTTSVTPIMLIGFLKQGVTITASGCEAQLCFVVMFGSAECFLLAAMAYDRYVAICLPLFYSTHMSPRVCALLIGVSYLGGCVNAWTFTSCLLTLSFCGPNHINDFFCDFSPLLKLSCSDVSIIEIIPSISSGSIFAFTVSVIALSYICILNTILKMHSTEGRHKAFSTCTSHLTAVTLYYGTITFIYVMPKSTYSTDQNKVLSVFYTVVIPMLNPLIYSLRNRDVKEALRKVSVRIYS from the coding sequence ATGAAGTTTGGAAACCACACCAGTGTGACAGAATTCATCCTTTTGGGGTTAACAGAGGATCCTACACTTTGTGTCATCTTTTTTGTGGTATTTCTAGGAATCTATGCTGTCACCTTAGTAGGCAATATCAGCATAATTATTCTAATAAGAACTTGTTCCCAGCTTCACACCCCCATGTACCTTTTTCTAAGTCATTTGGCTTTTGTGGACAGTGGGTGTACCACATCCGTCACACCGATAATGCTTATAGGATTCCTGAAACAAGGAGTGACCATCACTGCTTCTGGCTGTGAAGCTCAGCTGTGTTTTGTGGTCATGTTTGGGTCAGCTGAGTGCTTCCTGCTGGCtgccatggcctatgaccgctatgtggccatctgcttGCCACTTTTCTACTCCACCCACATGTcccccagagtctgtgctctcTTAATTGGGGTATCTTACCTAGGTGGATGTGTCAATGCTTGGACATTTACTAGTTGTTTATTGACTCTGTCTTTCTGTGGACCAAATCACATAAATGACTTTTTCTGTGATTTCTCCCCTCTATTGAAACTTTCCTGCTCAGATGTCTCCATCATTGAAATTATCCCTTCCATCTCGTCTGGATCTATCTTTGCATTCACAGTGTCCGTCATAGCTCTCTCTTACATCTGCATCCTCAACACCATCCTGAAGATGCACTCCACTGAAGGGAGACAcaaggccttctccacctgcacCTCTCACCTCACTGCAGTCACTCTCTACTATGGAACGATTACCTTCATTTATGTGATGCCCAAATCCACCTACTCAACTGACCAGAACAAAGTGCTGTCTGTATTCTACACAGTGGTGATCCCCATGTTGAACCCCCTCATCTACAGTCTGAGGAACAGAGATGTAAAGGAGGCCCTGAGAAAGGTAAGTGTCAGAATATATTCTTAG